The Hemicordylus capensis ecotype Gifberg chromosome 11, rHemCap1.1.pri, whole genome shotgun sequence genome includes the window TGTGTAAGGCTAAAGAAGGGAGAGAGCAATCTCAACTATCAAATGGAATGAACAAAATCCTCTAAGGAGCCCTCTTGAGTGCCTGCATGACTGTAGAAGGCATGAGTGGAGTGCTAGGAAGTGCAGCCCATCCTTGCATTTTCCCCacggagctcttaagagagggttctgtctctcttaaagggcccttccagCACTAAGAAAAGGtgtgcggaggtcagcacagtgggaaatggctctcacagggAAGatcttttgccaaagtggcccctgcctgAAAAATTGCGAAGGTCACTGACCTATGGATTTTCCTGTAGGCATCTTGCTCCTCTTGACACAGGATTTTGGGCAGCTCCACAGCCGATTCCAAACATACTTTCCCAATGGTGTTGTGAGGAACCACGTGAATAGGGATTTCAATCCTTTCGTACCTACAACAGGAACGATATGCAAGGTTTTTTGTTTGGCACACTGAGAACTGCAGATACAAACCCTATTCCTGCACAACCTGCACTTTTTACATGACAAGCCACATTCCGACTGCAGGGCTGGACAAGTGAGCTGGAGCAGAAGGTCAGAGGGAGGCAATCTGTTACATTCTGCATACACAAGTATCTTTGTCAACGGAGAAATGCAGCCTTGAAAAAGTCATCACAGTACGTGATCATTAATGGCCTCTGGGCAAGATCGTAAGTGCATAGTAAGGCTATGATTGTATTACAGACGCTTCTAGCATCTGTACACTCATCAGACAGATAGCCAGCAGGCAGCCTGGCTAATCTGCAGGAGAACAATATCAAGAAAAGGAAGGGCCATACCCATGGGATATTGGCAAGCAATAAGGAAGAGGTAGAGGACTTAGTTTGGGGCCCGGGAGGTGGTCAGCAATTTACTGAGAGAGAAGTCTCTCATGCCAGGCCCTGGAAcacttcctccccctgccaactGTCCAAAGATGAAGACTGAAAACCAATACACAATAGCACTATTTCATGTGAAAAGTAAACACTGAGGAAAGAGTTTAATAAAGAAAAATGACAGAGACTCACTCAGCAATTCTCACCCGAAACTGGGCTTGCTGAACACTCTTGTTCAATAGAGCACTTACTCTGAACTCTTTTGGGCTTGAATGGACTGGAAACAGGTGTATAGAATCCGACCTGTCTGAAGCAATCAGCAGATACACGTTAGATATGACAGTGTGGCTTAgtctggagcaagacaggaccagaactgggaagAGCTATTCTCAGGGGGTCTTGGAAAAAGCTCAAGTTCATATAAGCCTGTCTGACAGGAGCAAGTGGGTGCCATGACCCCACTACAGGAAGCTCCCCTATACGGTGGGAGGAAAACTTTAATTGGGGTCCAACATAGTTAACTTTAAAGTTCCAATTCCCCAAAGAGCACCTATATTTCTCTGATGGCAGGGGGAAAGGACAAAGAACCCTGTGGCATCTTATAGACTGATCTGAGGCAGGAGGAGATTTTAGACAACAAAGCTCTTTCTTTTATTCCCTTCTCAAGTCCTCCTTAGACAATTAGGTGCATATCAAACTTCTCATTTCAGGTTTCTTTAGGTTGCAAACAACTATAGCCAAACTCCTTCAGAAATACTTTTGTACCCACTAAAACCAAACAACTAGAGGGGCTGGACAAGGGCATGAGGTCTCCGCAGCATAACCCCAGCCTGTGCTTAGTCAGCACAGAGAAGTGGTGTGTGAATCACCCTGTCCCTCAGTGTGCTCTCACAACCTCagagaaacatgggaagctgccttctacagagtcagaccattggtccatcttgcctttctacactgactgcctgtggctctccagagtttcaagcaggagtctgtcccagccctacttggacaggccagggagtgaagctgggacttTCTACATTGCAGACAGATGCTcgaatgagctatggccccatcccttaaggggaacatcttacacaagacagtactcacatgtagtcatccaaacacatgcaaaccagggcaggcactGGCTTGCATTGGCCAGCAATTTATGCTCAAtaccgcaagaccagttctcctctccaaatCTTTAAGTCCCCCACATCAATGCCTCCCAAAAACAGAGTTCTGCAGTTGATTTGCACAATCTATTTTGGTTCTTCTAGGGAATCTGAATTCCTGATACACAAATACCAAGCAGCTGAGCAGAGTACTAGGATTTTAGTTATCAGCTCCAGCAAAGCCTTTTTTGTGTATTTGTTTCACCTCACTACTTATCCATTGAAAACAAGATCACAAATAAGAGCAGCAGCACTAGGCTTTGCAAGACAGAGTCCTCATTCTGTTTCTAATGCCATGTCCCTGAGCACTAAGCCTCTCTGATGATATTGAGGTCCCAACCACAGCACTGATAGGCATCAAACTCATGTCATAAAACATAAACGCACAGCTGCTGGTCTGTATAATTCTGCCCCAAGAGTATAATGCTCATTTCAGATTGGGACAGATAGCGAGAAACCTGCCCTGACATAAGGAAAGGTGCCCTTTGTTGGTGCATAATTTACCTTTGTGTTTTTATCTTCAATGAAACAGGAGAAGATAAGTCCCACAAAACCTTGGTCCATCATCTGATACATTGCTTGCGTGCGAACATCTGTAGACAAAACATTGTTGAAATGAGTGACAGAGTCAGGATTTCAGAGATCATGCCTGCAGGACCATCAGCACTAGATTCCAAGCCGGAATAGGAGATAACATGCAGATCcttcttctccagcagcagccgccccagaGAGAAGTAGACCTAATGTACAACATTTGAAAACTAAAATAAGGGTTAACATAATGCAACATTATAAGCCAGTAAAAGCAGTATTACAAACAAGCCAAGAGAGTCCTGGGAGATATTTTCTTATCTAGTTCCAATCTTGTGATCTTGAGAACCTTAGATCTAAGATGAATATAAATATCTTAAGCCACTGCTCCTCATACTTTTTGAACTTACAGGCCTTACAGCCTCCCACTACTTTGCCCCGACTGCCAAACAATTTGCTCCACAAATGAGTACGTGGAGATTCTCAGGTACAATGCCATGGATGTGGCAttcaagaggatctctccaacgTCTAGAACAGAAGTCCTTCTGTATAATTTTAGAAAGAAGCACCATTTCTTCTTGTGTTTTCTTCTTCCCAAAGAAGACTGTAACAATGGGGTAGTGGAGACATAGTCCCAACAAATCTAATGAGAGCCGGGGAGAGTTCAATTCAATGCTGCTGGGAGGAAGACCCCACTCATCTTATCCCTCCATGGAACTTTACATTCCTCTGCCATAGAAGTTTCATATCCTCCAAAGGGGGTCCACCTCACAGTTTGAGGAGCACTATCTTAAGCATTACTTCAGAACTTCCAAACCAGCACATGCAGGATCACAGAAATACTTCTCACCCTGAATAAAGCTCTTACCTACATGTGATGGCCAGACTGTTATGTGGGGGTGAGAGTGATACCAGCCCACAACTCTCATGGGCCGTCCAGTTAGTTCAGCCAATCTGTTTGCTAGTTAAGGTTTCTCCAAAACATAGAAAAAACTCCCACTAAGTGGACAGGAACCATATTCCGTGGTCAGGGATCCTCTGCAAGAAGTTTCCCTTTCAGGCCAACATTTGCGAAGAGATAAAAGTCACATTTGCAAAACTTATATCATTTCAGGAGTGCCATGAAACCACCCACTCAATATTCTCTCATAACCTCTCCCAAAGGATATCTCTGCTTCTGTTGAAGCAGCTGAAAGCTGCTCTGGAGAAATCTCCACACGATCTTTTCTTTTATCTGAGCGGCGTAGGATGATCACAGAGTGAATGTGAACAATTCGGCTTGTATCAACCTGTGGATAAAGGAAGAGTCACTTGGTATGCGACTCATTTCATTTCCTTTTCAAAATTCATTTCAGGTATGCTTGCACTTGCAAAAAACTTCTAAAACCTTGCTTTCAAATCTTGTAAGACTGCCATTCACCCagccccaagtcaccaccaaataaACTGTGGTGGCAACTGGAATCGGACCTCaatgggcagcagggttcatgacagagaaagtgttctcttaaataccctggacccaaaacATTAAGGGTTttttaaggtaataaccagcactttgtattttgcactaTACACTattcataatgcactgtgtgtgtccatgtgtacatgcaagagagagcgagagcaagcaagcggggggaggggatggggacgcctcttatttatttatttattatttatttatttattacatgtatataccgccccatccaaaacggctctgcacagcagcaaaaaccaCAACTGTGTAtcggtcattttaaaaacaatcaatacaaaacaattttttaaacaatttaaaacaattaataattaaaatatttaaaacagtttaaaaaaaccctggaaggtcagttCAAACAGATAgggtttaagggctctcttgaaggccaacaatgaactcaaactacagatttctgcaaggagtgcattccatagtccaagggcagctgcagagaaggcctgcctctgagtcgccatcagacgtactggtggtaactggagacggacctcctcagattaccttaatgtgcagtggggatcatgcagaagaagacactctctaaggtaacctggacctaagccattcagggctttaaaggtaataaccagcactttgtattttgcccagaaaatataggcagccagtgcaacggttttaaaacaggtataatatggtctctccgggtcatcccagagaccagtcgAGCTGCTGAATTTTGAGaagtcagaatcccccctaaacATAATGATACAGCAGTCCTGTGGGGCCTTGGTTGGCCTCAGATAGCTGGGTCATTTGGCCCAGTGCAGAGAGCCATCTGCCTTGTGAGTCAAGTGCAGCCGGAAGGGGGCCACTTCTTGCCAGTAGTGCATGGCATGTTTGTGGGGAACCTGGTGCTAAATCATTCATAGATGATCCGATTCTGGTCATCTTATTTAATCGAATTAATTGATTACAATTCCTTTAGCCAGGTGAGTCTTAAGACCAGGGTCAGCAGCCCAGGGCACACATGCCAAAAGTGGCACCCAAAATGATTCTGAGTAGTACTCACACTGGCTGATGTACAGCACAGCCTGACATGCGTCTATGCGAGAAGCCCCCACCACGCTGCAACGTCCTGCTAAAAGGCACGCTGGTGCTGCTTGCAAACGCGCAGAGCCTCCGTGCCTCCCGAACACCGCGTCATCACTAAAGTGACGCAGCTCCCAGGGGGAATCGTGGCCTACAGTGATGACGATGCGCTTAGGCGCCATGGAGGCTCTGCAAGATTTGCAAGCAGCCCTGGGATGCTTTTCAGCAGAGCGTTGCAGtattggcggcgggggggggggggagagggctcTCATTTTTCAAAggtacatttgtatcctgcctgcAACGAAAGCTTCAGGGCATTCACAGCAGAAGGACGCCAGGTTCTGCGGCCTGTGCTAGTACAATTAATGGCACAAAGGTTGTGTTGGTATCGCTTTAGAAGCATTGTGTTCTTTGCATACAATTCTATACAGATACTTATTACGTTAAAAGGTATGGCGCACGAAGCCTTCCATTTGGGTGAATAAGTGAAGTGAAGGCTGGGCCCATCGCGGCTGGAGGGCAGCCGACCCCTCCCTGCCCTCGACTGCCCGCTCGCCCTCGCCCCCGCCCCCGCGCGTCTTCCGCCTGCCTACCTCCCCAATGCACAGCCCCATGACCTCCTCCTTCTCGGTGCTCAGCGCGTGATTCAGGCAGACCAGGAAGGCGTCGGCCTCCAGGTGCGCAGCCTGCACCGCCATCCTGAACCGCTCGGTTTCTCAGGAAGGACTGCAGCGGCAGCCGCTGCTTCGGAGACAAAGAATAAAGAGCGATCCTCGGCCTGACACTCGACCCAGCCAGATCCAGCCACCCTTCCGCCGGGCCCTGCGTCTCCGGGACAACGCCAGCTTCCGGTCCGTTCCCCGAAGTGCCCGGCTAGACGCTGACCGAAGCGCACTTAGGTTCCGCCAGCAGCGCTGGGCCAGGTCGGTTCCGCCCGGGGGAGGGTTGGGCTGTGCTGCGTGTAGCCAGCGGTGGGGTGGGACGAAAGACCCACTGAGGAGGGAGCTGAAaggcccctccctggcagcccgtCGGTGCTTGGGCCTTCTTCAGCCAGGGGGTGGGTCCTCCTTCTCGGTGGAAATGCTTATTCGCCCCCTACAGTGGGGAGAGGGCTGGCTTGTTGCTATGGAGACGTTTCCAGGATTGGGAGGGGGATACAGGGGGCTTTTGGTGAGCCGGTGTTGGAGAGGGGGCGGATTTCCGACCTTTTTCCTGTGCCGTTGTACAGCTGCAGGCAGAAATTTAGCAGGCACACCCCCTTTGTCCCAAGGAatactgcacctgttgaatttctttcCGATACCTCCTAGAGCTGCTTTTGCTGTAGGGAACGCGTGGGGAACGTCATTAGGAGCGTGCAGCTTGAAACGCAGAGAGTTGGAGAGGGGGGTACACGTTCAGACGCCACCTCTAGGGCCACCTTTCCCCTGCCCTTCACACTTAAGCAGAAGCTCAGCCGATGTAGCTTCTCCCAGAATGGGGCTGCAGTGATGGAGAAGGATTTGTCTTTTGGATTTCTGCCTGTTTTTGCATTTGTTGATGTAGGAGTCCTACCAGTGGAAATACAAATTGAGGGCCCTTTCTCAAAGACCTGGGCTGCCTTCTTAACTCTGACATTGTGCTGAGAAAATGCTGCCCCGTTTTTCTTGATGAaacctgttctgttctgtgagcTTCACCTCCCtgaggacccccaaatcctctttcccAATCCTAGGCTGCTCAGACAGAGCCATTTCCCCTCCTCAGGCATCCAGAATAATGAACAAGCTTCAGTAGCAGGCTGGGTGACTCTGCATCTCTCTGAGCCTGAAAGTGCCTTCTGGCACTTTTCTACTCAAGCTAGTTAGGATGAAAGATGCCTTTAATTTTATACATTTCAGGCTAGGTGTTGTTTTCATGGTTTAGGACAGGAGCAGTAACAAAAGGGAAGACTATTCCTCATTTGTGGTGCTCCTTTTTGTTAGCAATTGGTTTGATGTGACTTATAATAATTAATCTCTATAGGAGCCGGGAACTGCTCCTATGGCAGTAGCTTCAAGGTTTTCAGTGCAGTTCACAGAGATATTTCTTTACTGCCCTCATTCTCATCACTGATGTTTTTTCTTCTAAAATATGTTTTCTGCatttttatatagatataaatatgtgTCTGTACTGGTAGATCTACATGCTGGTAGTTACTGTTAGGACCTGAAAAATGGGGATTGGAGGGAGAATCAAAGTTGTCAAAAGATGAGCCTCAGAACAGACTTAAGACAGACATAGTTACAGGTCAAAGTCACCTTTTGGCACCGAAACAGTGGTTATTTCTGAAGGTTCCAGGCAGTGAGATGGTTTTGGGGCACAGTGTCTCATACTCAGGATTCCACTGTGCTATCTATTTGACCACTCTTGCTTCCTGTATTGAGTAGGATTCAAGAGATGATAATATTAGGGAAAATGACGCACTGTTTCCAGTTCTAGACGTGGCTACCTTCATTAGAGATCCCCTGTGGGAGTGTGTTACAGCAATAGAAATCACAGATCTGGGGTACTTTGGTGGTGAAGTGATAACGTTGACTGCCTGCTCTCCACAACTCTTTTCCTCTGCATAACAGGAAGTCTATGAAATCTTTAAGCCACATTCTCTTTGTAAGAAAATTGCTAACAGCGGAGCCAATCATATTAATAGCATTTGTGGGAAGTGGTGCAGCACTGTGATTCTGGTGCAGCACTGGTTTTGCACTGTGATTCTGACTGCATGGATAGAAGGCCTCTTGAGAAGGCCTAGACTGGAAAAATGCTGGAACAAAATGAGTTGACAGTGCTCTCCCCTCTGAGTAGAGTTGCCATACCCCttgaaattccgggtttcacctggattttaagcatttcacccagattgcttagcccacccagatttgcctggatttcagctttcattaaaaaaaaaaaaaaaaagctaagcccttgtagaagcggagttatggagcaaaatgtgcagtcactattctgctgaaaaattattttcaagacaatttacataatatgcaaattaggcacctggatttggaaatccaaaatatggcaaccctacctctgAGTCAAGTCCAAATGTAGCCCTGAAGTGGAAAGGGGTGCTCTGCAGAGTTTACTGCTGTAAACAAAGGTTTGGGTACTCCTGGCCATAAATAGGCTATAAATGTTGGAATTTACAGTGGTAGGCTGATTCTGTTGATAGCCTGATTGCATCCCAACATGAGGGTTGAGGGAGGGTGGAAATTGCATCTTTATGATATGAGTGCTGCTTCCTGTCTGGAAACTGATTGCATGGCATTACTATGTGCtgacttttggtccatctagtttgagCCCCCTACAGTATATAGCAGGCTTAGCAATTTTAATTCCTGAGGGGCCTGTAAAGTGCTGGTTAAGTGTCGCCTTTTCCTAGCCAGACCGTTTCTGAAAAGGGACCTCCTAGGTTCGTCATTGTCCTATTGCTTCTGCAGTGATCTGACACTAGATCTTTCTCTTGGGAGCTGACAATGAAGTGGTTAACCATACagtttcccctttcctctgcctTATCTTTATACTCCCAGCTGTTGGCATGTGAATCTGCCTTTGTCTTCCTAGTAGTTTAGAAAACATTGTATTTGAACGGTTGAATTCATTGAGAAGAGAGTGTTTCTAGTGCACAGATATTGTGTGTTTTCTTCCTTAAAACAGGTCCTCTCCTTCCACACCCTTTCTGGCTTCTCCTCTTAAACTACCAAATAATCATTTTATTGACCTGAGTTGTGCTTTCTCCAACTGTCTGCTATGGCCTGTGTGAAACCAGAACATTGGCAGGATGGAGTTCCATTTTCTGGGCGCTGTACTTTCCCATGGCTAGGTTTCCTAGGTCTCCTATTTTGTCAGTTGTCCCCTTCTTATATTGGGAAGGTCTCAACTAAATGCAGGGTTTCAGACGGATTAGATTACAATGCCACCAGATGTGAGATGCAGAATAGAACATAGTCCgtgagccagttggggtggtcgGAGCCAACTGGAGGGAAGAATGCCcactgtgatttttgacaagatcTACATCCCTAGAGATTGGAAAGAGGTGATTGCAAGACTTCCAGCTTTCATTGTGTTatcatgctttgattgtcctgatGGTTAGGCCTTGCATTTGCAATTAtgctttaaaagcttttaaaacacacaaactaCTATAAAATGTTATTGATGTTGCCAGAGAAcgggaaatgaaaattggcaggaatgtccttcaAAGACTACTCCCTGGAAAGAGCGCAATGAGCATTTGGCACCCCAGATGCTACTGACACCCCAGCTGGCTCCTGTGTTATGTGCCTTTTCAGTGGGGTCCACTTCATCTTGAGAACCTCACAAGGCTACTATGGCAGTCATATGTCTTCTAAATttgatttccccctcccttttcatgTTTGCCCGGTGCAGGGAAACGGCATAACACCTGGCTCCTGCGCCCAACACTGGTTCCTTGGAGAACTAACAGTTCGTTCCGTATCTTTGTTCAGAGACAAAGGGGACCATGTATAAAATGGGAGCCAAGGGAGGGCCTTCCTAGGCAGGTCGTAGGGCATGGCAGAAGGAGAAGACAGTGGCGATGCCAGAGGCCCACCTGTCCGCCTCTGGGTGCGACGAATAGGCGTTTATTGTGATGAGAATCAGAAAACATGGCTGGTGGCATCCGAAGAGGCAAGTAAGAACATTCCTAGCAATTGTTG containing:
- the BRCC3 gene encoding lys-63-specific deubiquitinase BRCC36; this translates as MAVQAAHLEADAFLVCLNHALSTEKEEVMGLCIGEVDTSRIVHIHSVIILRRSDKRKDRVEISPEQLSAASTEAERLAELTGRPMRVVGWYHSHPHITVWPSHVDVRTQAMYQMMDQGFVGLIFSCFIEDKNTKTGRILYTCFQSIQAQKSSEYERIEIPIHVVPHNTIGKVCLESAVELPKILCQEEQDAYRKIHSLTHLDSITKIHNGSVFTKNLCSQMSAISGPLLQWLEDRLEQNKQRMQELQREKEELLEELAALE